Proteins encoded in a region of the Prunus persica cultivar Lovell chromosome G4, Prunus_persica_NCBIv2, whole genome shotgun sequence genome:
- the LOC109948940 gene encoding uncharacterized protein LOC109948940: protein MFCCVRVQVGHCLIMGNEMKDSHMWRKNHGEFSRRSGSPLTEMTLASRWKILNKELEKWRDMLTKARYNIQSGKNLGNEIIQAQMWFGAIGQGTKSFNNHQCWEVVKNWPRFKIITIGPSVVLNEKPLHDSWASKLPFDSSIIQDSPIQMEWNPIRRKVARPRNGALRTMKMQNSWSKLVFKAQ, encoded by the exons atgttttgttgtgtgaGGGTACAAGTTGGTCATTGCTTGATTatgggcaatgagatgaaggatTCTCATATGTGGAGGAAAAATCATGGAGAATTTTCCAGACGATCGGGTTCTCCTCTTACGGAAATGACATTGgctagtaggtggaaaattttgaataaagagttagAGAAATGGAGAGATATGTTGACAAAAGCAAGGTACAACATTCAAAGCGGCAAAAATCTTGGCAACGAG attattcaagcacaaatgtggtttggtgccATTGGCCAAGGCACAAAATCTTTCAACAATcaccaatgttgggaggtTGTGAAGAATTGGccgagattcaaaattatcacCATAGGACCGAGCGTTGTGTTGAATGAGAAGCCGCTCCACGATTCATGGGCATCGAAATTGCCGTTCGACTCCTCGATCATTCAAGACTCACCGATTCAAATGGAGTGGAATCCTATTAGGAGAAAGGTGGCAAGGCCAAGAAATGGAGCACTTCGAacaatgaaaatgcaaaattCTTGGAGCAAATTGGTCTTCAAGGCGCAATGA